The genomic region AGTCTGTGACGAGATCGGTCAGCCAGGTCATGGCCGGATCCGCCCGTAGCCGTGGAACGCGTCGTGGGGGTCGGGGGCGGGCTCGGCCGGGGCCCGCCGCTGCAGGAAGTCCATGCGGCCGCCGTAGGCCAGCCCCAGGTTCTCCGTCGTGAAGACCTCGTCCACCGGACCTCAGGCGATGCGGCGCACGTTCAGCAGGGTGATCCAGTCGAAGTAGTCGCGCACGGTCTGCAGGTCGTGATGCACGACCACGACGGTACGTCCCTGGCCGCGTAGTTCCTTGAGCAGGTCGACGATGGCCCGCTCGGTGCGCGCGTCAACGCCCTGGAAGGGCTCGTCCATGAAGTAGACGCGCGCGTCCTGCACCAGCGCCCTGGCCAGGAACACCCGTTGCTGCTGGCCGCCGGAGAGCTGGCTGATCTGGCGGTTCTTGTACTCGGTCATGCCCACCTTCTCCAGGGCGGACAGGGCCTGCGCCCGCTCCCGCTTGCCGGGGCGCCTGATCCAGCCCAGGGCGCCATAGCGGCCCATCATGACCACGTCCAGGACGGTGGTGGGGAAGTCCCAGTCCACGCTGCCGCGCTGGGGCACGTAGCCCACCAGGTGCCGCTGCTGCGCGTAGAGCTTGCCGAGGATCTCCACGCGGCCGGCGGCCGGGGGCACCAGGCCGAGGATCGCCTTGATCAGCGTGGTCTTGCCCGCCCCGTTGGGCCCCATGATGGCCATGAGCTTGCCGGCCGGCACGTCCATGTCGATGTCCCAGAGGACAGGCAGTTCGCCGTAGGCCACGGTCAGGTCGGTCACGCTCACGGCTGGCGCGTCAGTGTTGCTCATGGGAGGCCTCTCCGCGCAGGGCGGCGGTGATGGTGTCCACGTTGTGCCGGACCATGCCCAGGTAGGT from bacterium harbors:
- a CDS encoding ABC transporter ATP-binding protein — its product is MSNTDAPAVSVTDLTVAYGELPVLWDIDMDVPAGKLMAIMGPNGAGKTTLIKAILGLVPPAAGRVEILGKLYAQQRHLVGYVPQRGSVDWDFPTTVLDVVMMGRYGALGWIRRPGKRERAQALSALEKVGMTEYKNRQISQLSGGQQQRVFLARALVQDARVYFMDEPFQGVDARTERAIVDLLKELRGQGRTVVVVHHDLQTVRDYFDWITLLNVRRIA